A DNA window from Engraulis encrasicolus isolate BLACKSEA-1 chromosome 3, IST_EnEncr_1.0, whole genome shotgun sequence contains the following coding sequences:
- the prdm12b gene encoding PR domain zinc finger protein 12b yields the protein MGSVLPAEALVLKSGFKHQTFSLSEIITSDILHSFLYGRWRNVLGENLLEDKSSPPCPKTAFTAEVLAQSFSGEVQKLSSLVLPSEVIIAQSSIPGEGLGIFSKSWIKAGTEMGPFTGRVISPEHVDLFKNNNLMWEVFNEDGTVRYFIDASQEDQRSWMTYIKCARNEQEQNLEVVQIGSSIFYKAVETIPPDQELLVWYSNSHNTFLGIPGVPGIEEEPHKKNKNDDLLCDASAAALASASRMRCVICHRGFNSRSNLRSHMRIHTLDKPFVCRFCNRRFSQSSTLRNHVRLHTGERPYKCHVCQSAYSQLAGLRAHQKSARHRPPGGAAANAVNGAVVMGLQTHSHSHSHSHSHSPPPNHPPQMPPQMPHPASLVHHIPTMVL from the exons ATGGGTTCTGTGTTACCTGCCGAAGCCTTGGTGCTGAAGTCGGGATTTAAGCATCAGACATTCTCCCTGTCAGAGATCATCACGTCGGACATTCTCCACAGCTTCCTTTACGGCCGCTGGAGGAACGTGCTCGGAGAGAACCTGCTCGAGGACAAGAGTAGCCCCCCGTGCCCAAAAACCGCCTTCACTGCAGAGGTGCTCGCGCAGTCTTTTTCTGGAG aggtgCAGAAGTTGTCTAGCCTGGTGCTTCCCAGCGAGGTGATCATCGCCCAGAGCTCCATCCCGGGCGAAGGCCTGGGCATCTTCTCCAAGAGCTGGATCAAGGCCGGCACGGAGATGGGCCCCTTCACGGGCCGGGTCATCTCCCCAGAACACGTGGACCTCTTCAAGAACAACAACCTCATGTGGGAG GTGTTTAACGAGGACGGCACGGTGCGCTACTTCATCGATGCCAGCCAGGAGGACCAGCGCAGCTGGATGACCTACATCAAGTGCGCCCGCAACGAGCAGGAGCAGAACCTGGAGGTGGTGCAGATCGGCAGCAGCATCTTCTACAAGGCCGTGgag ACTATTCCTCCAGACCAGGAGCTACTGGTGTGGTACAGCAACTCACACAACACCTTCCTCGGCATCCCGGGAGTGCCGGGCATTGAGGAAGAGCcccacaaaaagaacaaaaacg acGACCTGCTGTGTGACGCCTCGGCCGCCGCCCTGGCCTCGGCCAGCCGCATGCGCTGCGTCATCTGCCACCGCGGCTTCAACTCGCGCAGCAACCTGCGCTCGCACATGCGCATCCACACGCTGGACAAGCCCTTCGTCTGCCGCTTCTGCAACCGCCGCTTCAGCCAGTCCTCCACGCTTCGCAACCACGTGCGCCTGCACACAGGCGAGCGGCCCTACAAGTGCCACGTCTGCCAGAGCGCCTACTCGCAGCTGGCCGGCCTGCGCGCCCACCAGAAGAGCGCCCGCCACCGGCCCCCGGGGGGCGCCGCTGCCAACGCCGTCAACGGGGCCGTGGTGATGGGCCTGCAGACGCACTcccactcgcactcgcactcgcactcgcactcccCTCCTCCCAATCACCCGCCTCAGATGCCGCCTCAGATGCCCCATCCGGCCTCCCTGGTGCACCACATCCCCACCATGGTGCTCTAG